One genomic region from Drosophila busckii strain San Diego stock center, stock number 13000-0081.31 chromosome 3R, ASM1175060v1, whole genome shotgun sequence encodes:
- the LOC108601448 gene encoding lipase 3, whose amino-acid sequence MQYKLILALIFLFGYVWSVQTAAVDVAPVDIDFYKLYNDPDAHLAFRERRTTRDRMAAHGYPAEHHHVVTEDGYILGIFRIPYSHKLKNQDKKRPVVLIQHGLFSCSDAWILSGPNDALPYLLADAGFDVWIGNARGTTYSRNHTTLSTQHPYFWRFDWHEIGVYDMSAMIDYALKTNGQGQKSLHYVGHSQGTTVYFALMSTVPEYNKKIKTANLFAPIAIMKNMRNKLVRKAAPYLGHHNTYSLLFSSQEFIPHNSFISIMFFNLCEPDLNFRIVCNNVVGRLYDANRVNMTAMPEGMATHPAGCSTNQILHYLQEQQSGHFRQYDHGPAKNLLVYKSEQPPDYPVEKITSELHMWYSDNDIMAAVEDVLALAKRLPNHKLYHMEDPDWDHGDFALNKDVRKYLNEPVIEIMLKYEEAHN is encoded by the exons ATGCagtacaaattaattttggctttaatatttttattcggATATGTGTGGTCCGTACAAACGGCAGCTGTAGATGTAGCTCCAGTCGATATAGACTTTTATAAGCTCTACAATGATCCTGATGCACATTTAGCGTTTAGAGAACGCAGGACAACT CGCGACCGCATGGCTGCTCATGGTTATCCTGCGGAACATCATCATGTTGTCACTGAGGACGGCTATATCCTAGGCATTTTTCGCATACCTTACTCGCATAAGCTGAAGAATCAAGACAAGAAGCGTCCTGTGGTGCTGATTCAGCATGGACTATTTAGTTGCTCGGATGCCTGGATACTCAGCGGCCCAAATGATGCTTTGCCTTATCTGCTGGCTGATGCAGGTTTCGATGTATGGATTGGCAATGCGCGTGGCACAACTTATTCGCGCAATCACACCACACTCTCCACACAGCATCCTTACTTTTGGCGCTTCGACTGGCATGAGATTGGTGTCTACGATATGTCGGCGATGATTGATTATGCTTTGAAGACCAATGGACAGGGACAAAAAAGTTTACACTACGTCGGTCACTCTCAAGGCACAACTGTTTACTTTGCGCTGATGTCAACTGTTCCCGAATATAACAAAAAGATTAAAACAGCAAACTTGTTTGCTCCCATTGCcattatgaaaaatatgagAAATAAGTTGGTACGCAAGGCTGCGCCATATCTAGGACATCACAATACCTATTCGCTGTTATTCTCCTCCCAAGAGTTTATACCACACAACAGTTTCATATCTATTATGTTCTTCAACTTGTGCGAACCAGATTTGAATTTCCGTATAGTCTGTAACAATGTTGTAGGCAGACTTTACGATGCTAATCGCGTGAATATG ACTGCAATGCCCGAGGGTATGGCCACACATCCAGCTGGCTGCTCTACCAATCAAATTCTGCACTATCTGCAAGAGCAGCAATCAGGACATTTCCGCCAGTACGATCATGGTCCTGCAAAGAATCTACTAGTTTACAAATCCGAGCAGCCACCAGACTATCCTGTAGAGAAAATAACCTCAGAGTTGCATATGTGGTACTCGGATAATGATATTATGGCTGCGGTAGAAGATGTTTTAGCTTTGGCCAAACGCCTGCCAAATCATAAGCTTTATCACATGGAGGATCCTGACTGGGATCATGGTGACTTTGCACTCAACAAAGACGTCCGTAAATATCTTAATGAGCCCGTCATAGAGATAATGCTAAAATATGAAGAGGCTCATAACTGA